A window from Vigna angularis cultivar LongXiaoDou No.4 chromosome 7, ASM1680809v1, whole genome shotgun sequence encodes these proteins:
- the LOC108338719 gene encoding uncharacterized protein LOC108338719, whose protein sequence is MDYDFRTEPPLYNSSSSPSSHQMYPKIASHGHAAARPSHPHHSSPPSSSPGLGIRVFIKPEYRITPPPHLLPHSGDIQRSNFQFDFGLERKVLSEANKEKPNWSKFGMENLQTKVMESASPKVSVSDPIVSKYIAMGLNREAVPIAVANYGDNPTKIPEFVNSYTPLREMGFSSTAVAEALVMYDNDTDKALSHFLNATS, encoded by the exons ATGGACTACGATTTCAGGACCGAACCTCCACTCTacaactcttcatcttctccatccTCCCACCAAATGTACCCTAAGATCGCCTCTCACGGCCACGCCGCCGCACGCCCCTCCCACCCGCACCACTCTTCTCCTCCTTCCTCTTCTC CGGGATTGGGTATTAGAGTTTTTATAAAGCCAGAATATAGGATCACTCCGCCG CCCCATTTGTTACCACATTCTGGAGATATTCAACGTAGCAACTTCCAGTTTGATTTTGGATTGGAGAGAAAAGTCCTCTCCGAGGCAAATAAGGAAAAACCAAATTGGAGCAAGTTTGGAATGGAAAATCTTCAAACTAAGGTTATGGAATCAGCCTCGCCAAAG GTTTCTGTTTCAGATCCCATTGTGAGCAAATATATTGCCATGGGGCTCAACCGAGAGGCTGTTCCCATTGCTGTTGCAAATTATGGTGACAATCCAACCAAG ATTCCAGAATTTGTCAACAGCTATACCCCTCTGCGTGAAATGGGATTTTCGTCAACCGCCGTTGCTGAAGCCTTGGTTATGTATGATAATGATACTGACAAGGCATTATCTCATTTCCTTAACGCTACATCATGA